One Sphingomonas sp. SUN039 genomic window carries:
- a CDS encoding rhomboid family intramembrane serine protease: protein MRATAAIAVVTALAFVAQGFAGPHVILQGGFIPARFSEVAPFTAVPFALTPLTATLLHGGWLHLGFNLLMLVYCGRQVEGVLGGLRLVILYIVGAYGAALGQFLIDPGSTGPMIGASGAISAVVGTYALMFGRGQVKRIGPVPGVVVRALWLAVAWTILQWGIGFASGGTASPIAFAAHIGGFVTGLALAYPLLEWRYRYG from the coding sequence TTGCGGGCGACGGCGGCCATCGCGGTTGTCACGGCGCTGGCGTTCGTGGCGCAGGGTTTCGCCGGTCCGCATGTCATTTTGCAGGGCGGATTCATTCCCGCGCGGTTCAGCGAAGTCGCGCCGTTCACCGCTGTCCCCTTTGCGCTGACGCCGTTGACTGCAACACTGCTGCATGGCGGCTGGCTCCACCTCGGGTTCAACCTGCTAATGCTCGTCTATTGCGGACGGCAGGTGGAGGGCGTGCTCGGCGGGCTGCGGCTGGTCATCCTGTATATTGTCGGCGCTTACGGTGCGGCGCTCGGACAGTTCCTGATCGATCCCGGCTCGACCGGCCCGATGATCGGCGCGAGCGGGGCGATATCGGCAGTGGTCGGGACATACGCGCTGATGTTCGGGCGCGGGCAGGTCAAACGCATCGGCCCGGTGCCGGGGGTCGTCGTGCGTGCGCTGTGGCTCGCGGTGGCGTGGACGATCCTGCAATGGGGCATCGGCTTCGCCAGCGGCGGCACCGCCTCGCCGATTGCATTCGCCGCGCATATTGGCGGGTTCGTGACCGGGCTGGCGCTGGCCTATCCGCTACTCGAATGGCGGTATCGCTACGGCTAG
- the greA gene encoding transcription elongation factor GreA — translation MATVDKMPMLIEGQRMLNEQLVLLKAERPEVIDAIEEARAHGDLSENAEYHAAKERQGQIEAMIVDIESKLSRATIIDPKELSGDKIVFGATVTLLDDDDKPVKYQIVGETEADAKAGRISYNSPLGRALIGRKSGDDIEVSVPAGDRYYSVSKIEFI, via the coding sequence ATGGCGACGGTAGACAAGATGCCGATGCTGATCGAGGGGCAGCGGATGCTCAACGAACAGCTGGTGCTGCTGAAAGCCGAGCGGCCCGAGGTGATCGACGCCATCGAGGAAGCGCGCGCGCACGGCGACCTGTCCGAAAACGCTGAATATCACGCGGCAAAGGAACGTCAGGGCCAGATCGAGGCGATGATCGTCGATATCGAGTCGAAGCTCAGCCGCGCGACGATCATCGATCCGAAGGAACTGTCGGGCGACAAGATCGTCTTCGGCGCGACGGTGACGTTGCTCGACGATGACGACAAGCCGGTCAAATACCAGATCGTCGGCGAAACCGAGGCCGATGCCAAGGCGGGCCGCATTTCGTATAATTCGCCGCTCGGTCGTGCGCTGATCGGGCGCAAATCGGGTGACGACATCGAAGTCTCGGTGCCCGCCGGCGACCGTTATTATTCGGTGTCGAAGATCGAGTTTATCTGA
- a CDS encoding lipoprotein-releasing ABC transporter permease subunit → MLLTPYETMIARRYLLPGRSEAFIAIVASISLVAVALGVAALVIVMSVMNGFRAELFDKTIGLNGHAVVQGYGGRLAGWQEIAEMARKTPGVTSATPLIEQPLMATFNGRVEGVLVRGERLEDMRGNKTFEVKAGRMADVTVGSGNIAIGSRLAEMLGAQVGSTISLISPDGQTTPFGSVPRIVGYRVAAIFEIGLYDYDKAFVMMPIPDAQQLLLLGDQVGMVEVQTTDADNVQQILAPLAKQVGERAVVTDWRQMNAALFEALAVERVVMFVVLSFLMILAGLNILSSLIMLVRGKTRDIAIMRTMGVPRRSILRIFMSVGVVIGTLGTVAGLALGFVFLFFRQSVVNFVQFVTGQNLWDPSIRFLTELPSKTDPVEVAIIVVMALGFSFLATLYPAAKAAGTDPVQVLRYE, encoded by the coding sequence ATGCTGCTCACCCCCTACGAAACCATGATCGCGCGGCGCTATCTGCTGCCGGGGCGCAGCGAGGCGTTTATCGCAATCGTCGCGTCGATCAGCCTGGTCGCGGTCGCACTCGGCGTTGCCGCGCTCGTCATCGTGATGAGCGTGATGAACGGGTTCCGCGCCGAACTGTTCGACAAGACCATCGGGCTGAACGGTCACGCCGTGGTGCAGGGCTATGGCGGGCGGCTCGCGGGGTGGCAGGAAATCGCCGAAATGGCACGCAAGACGCCGGGGGTGACCTCGGCCACCCCGCTGATCGAGCAACCCCTGATGGCGACCTTCAACGGCCGGGTCGAAGGCGTGCTGGTCCGCGGCGAGCGGCTGGAGGACATGCGCGGCAACAAGACCTTCGAAGTCAAGGCGGGGCGGATGGCCGATGTGACGGTGGGCAGCGGCAACATTGCCATCGGGTCACGGCTGGCGGAAATGCTCGGCGCGCAGGTCGGCAGCACGATCAGCCTGATCTCGCCCGACGGCCAGACGACCCCGTTCGGCAGCGTCCCGCGCATCGTCGGCTATCGCGTGGCCGCGATCTTCGAAATCGGGCTGTACGATTACGACAAGGCGTTCGTAATGATGCCAATCCCCGACGCGCAGCAATTGCTGTTGCTCGGCGATCAGGTCGGCATGGTCGAGGTGCAGACGACCGACGCCGATAACGTCCAGCAAATCCTGGCCCCGCTGGCCAAGCAGGTGGGCGAGCGCGCGGTCGTCACCGACTGGCGCCAGATGAACGCCGCACTGTTCGAGGCGCTGGCGGTCGAACGGGTCGTCATGTTCGTGGTGTTGTCGTTCCTGATGATCCTGGCGGGCCTTAACATCCTGTCGTCGTTGATCATGCTGGTGCGCGGCAAGACGCGCGACATTGCGATCATGCGGACGATGGGGGTGCCGCGCCGGTCGATCTTGCGAATCTTCATGTCGGTCGGTGTGGTGATCGGGACGCTGGGCACGGTCGCCGGGCTGGCGCTCGGTTTCGTATTCCTGTTCTTTCGCCAGAGCGTCGTGAATTTTGTCCAGTTCGTGACCGGGCAGAATCTGTGGGATCCGTCGATCCGCTTCCTCACCGAGCTGCCGTCGAAGACCGATCCGGTCGAAGTCGCCATCATCGTGGTGATGGCGCTTGGATTTAGCTTCCTTGCCACGCTCTATCCGGCGGCCAAGGCAGCGGGGACCGATCCGGTGCAGGTGCTGCGCTATGAATAG
- the eno gene encoding phosphopyruvate hydratase, whose amino-acid sequence MTAILDIHARQIIDSRGNPTVEVDVLLEDGSFGRAAVPSGASTGAYEAVELRDGDKTRFLGKGVEKAVEAVNGDIAGELVGLDAEDQGEVDAAMIALDGTPNKARLGANAILGVSLATAKAAADARGLPLYRYVGGVGAHVLPVPMMNIINGGMHADNPIDFQEFMVMPVGASNLFEAVRMGSEIFHKLKKKLHDKGLATAVGDEGGFAPNLASAPEALDFIMASVEAAGYKPGDDVVLALDCAATEYFRDGAYRFDGEGVVRSPAENAAYLADLCAKYPIASIEDGMSEDDFEGWKALTDLIGRKVQLVGDDLFVTNVDRLAMGIEKGLANSLLVKVNQIGTLTETLAAVSLAQRSGYTAVMSHRSGETEDATIADLAVATNCGQIKTGSLARSDRLAKYNQLIRIEEELDGQAEYAGRAIFSTKQG is encoded by the coding sequence ATGACCGCAATCCTCGATATCCACGCCCGCCAGATCATCGACAGCCGGGGCAACCCGACGGTGGAGGTCGATGTCCTTCTCGAGGATGGCAGCTTCGGGCGTGCCGCTGTGCCGTCGGGGGCCTCGACCGGGGCCTATGAGGCCGTCGAACTGCGCGACGGCGACAAGACGCGTTTCCTGGGCAAGGGCGTCGAAAAGGCGGTCGAAGCGGTTAACGGCGATATTGCGGGCGAACTCGTCGGCCTCGACGCCGAGGACCAGGGCGAAGTCGATGCGGCGATGATCGCCCTCGATGGCACGCCCAACAAGGCACGGCTCGGCGCGAACGCGATCCTGGGCGTCAGCCTCGCCACGGCGAAAGCTGCGGCGGACGCGCGCGGCCTGCCGCTTTATCGATATGTCGGCGGCGTCGGCGCGCATGTGCTGCCGGTGCCGATGATGAACATCATCAACGGGGGGATGCACGCCGACAATCCCATCGATTTCCAGGAATTCATGGTGATGCCGGTGGGCGCCTCGAACCTGTTCGAGGCGGTTCGCATGGGCAGCGAGATCTTTCACAAGCTGAAGAAGAAGCTGCATGACAAGGGGCTGGCGACGGCCGTGGGCGACGAAGGCGGCTTTGCGCCGAACCTCGCCAGCGCGCCCGAGGCGCTCGACTTCATCATGGCGAGCGTCGAGGCGGCGGGTTACAAGCCCGGCGACGATGTCGTGCTGGCGCTCGACTGTGCCGCGACCGAATATTTCCGCGACGGGGCATACCGGTTCGATGGGGAAGGCGTCGTGCGCAGCCCCGCCGAGAATGCGGCTTATCTTGCCGACCTTTGCGCCAAATACCCCATCGCCTCGATCGAGGACGGCATGAGCGAGGACGATTTCGAGGGGTGGAAGGCGCTCACCGATCTTATCGGGCGAAAGGTCCAGCTGGTCGGCGACGACCTGTTCGTGACCAATGTCGACCGGCTGGCAATGGGCATCGAGAAGGGCCTCGCCAATTCGTTGCTGGTCAAGGTCAACCAGATCGGGACGCTGACCGAAACTCTTGCTGCGGTGTCGCTCGCGCAGCGCAGCGGATACACGGCCGTCATGTCGCACCGTTCCGGCGAGACCGAGGATGCGACGATTGCCGACCTCGCGGTCGCGACCAATTGCGGGCAGATCAAGACGGGGTCGCTGGCGCGGTCCGACCGGTTGGCCAAGTACAACCAGCTGATCCGCATCGAGGAAGAACTCGACGGGCAGGCCGAATATGCAGGCCGTGCCATTTTTTCCACGAAACAGGGTTGA
- a CDS encoding phage holin family protein, with product MAGATVDPVDDSPVVNGDAAGRQSVPDLFAELVDDGRDWLNAEAAVFRAEARRRLIVAAIGLGLLTLSATLLAGTLVALLVGAMFALTPVVGAGWATAIVVAVAVLVAAIAAQAGRLQLRKLTREG from the coding sequence TTGGCCGGGGCGACGGTCGATCCGGTCGATGACAGCCCCGTCGTGAACGGCGACGCCGCCGGTCGCCAATCGGTGCCCGACCTGTTCGCCGAACTGGTCGACGACGGTCGCGACTGGCTTAATGCCGAGGCGGCTGTGTTTCGCGCCGAGGCCCGGCGGCGGCTGATCGTTGCGGCGATCGGGCTCGGCCTGCTGACGCTGTCGGCAACGCTGCTGGCCGGAACACTGGTCGCCTTGCTGGTCGGGGCAATGTTCGCGCTGACGCCCGTCGTCGGTGCCGGCTGGGCGACCGCAATCGTCGTTGCAGTGGCCGTCTTGGTGGCGGCGATCGCTGCCCAGGCGGGACGGCTGCAATTGCGTAAGCTGACCCGGGAAGGATAG
- a CDS encoding DUF4170 domain-containing protein, which produces MSKLHLVFGGRVTDPQTLDFKDPSKLDVVGIFPDFKSAEKAWRGAAQKTVDDAEMRYVVVHLHRLLEPDITA; this is translated from the coding sequence ATGAGCAAACTCCACCTCGTCTTCGGCGGCCGCGTGACCGACCCCCAAACCCTGGATTTCAAGGATCCGTCGAAACTCGACGTGGTCGGGATTTTTCCCGATTTCAAATCCGCCGAAAAAGCATGGCGCGGTGCGGCGCAAAAGACGGTCGACGATGCCGAGATGCGCTATGTCGTCGTGCACCTGCACCGGCTGCTCGAACCGGACATAACCGCCTAG
- a CDS encoding GatB/YqeY domain-containing protein has product MIREEIQAAQTASMKAGDKDTLATVRLMLAAIKNRDIEMRTGKGSDDDDVVVVEVLQKMVKQRRESVQMFTDGGRQELADKESAEIAVIERFLPQQLSEAETTLAIEAIKAELGASGLKDMGRVMAALKERHASQLDMSKASALVKGALS; this is encoded by the coding sequence ATGATCAGAGAAGAAATTCAGGCGGCCCAGACCGCATCGATGAAGGCCGGCGACAAGGACACGCTGGCGACCGTCCGGCTCATGCTCGCGGCGATCAAGAACCGCGACATCGAGATGCGGACCGGCAAAGGATCGGACGACGACGATGTGGTCGTGGTCGAAGTCCTTCAGAAAATGGTCAAGCAGCGCCGCGAATCGGTGCAGATGTTCACCGACGGCGGGCGGCAGGAACTCGCCGACAAGGAAAGCGCCGAGATCGCGGTGATCGAACGCTTCTTGCCGCAGCAGCTGAGCGAGGCCGAAACCACGCTCGCGATCGAGGCGATCAAGGCCGAGCTCGGCGCGTCGGGCCTGAAGGATATGGGCCGCGTGATGGCGGCACTGAAGGAACGCCACGCGAGCCAGCTCGACATGAGCAAGGCGAGCGCGCTGGTGAAGGGAGCGCTTTCTTAA
- a CDS encoding septum formation initiator family protein: MAKSKTFWINLRAAAAPAAALIVVAFFGGYALLGPNGALAWGDYSRQLKERNAQLDRVEKARGELANRVALLDGRHADRDLADELVRRDLGLVEPGERVIRWK, from the coding sequence GTGGCGAAGTCTAAAACCTTCTGGATCAATCTGCGCGCAGCGGCTGCCCCGGCGGCAGCGCTGATTGTCGTCGCCTTTTTCGGCGGATATGCGTTGCTAGGGCCCAATGGCGCATTGGCATGGGGCGATTATTCGCGCCAGCTCAAGGAACGCAATGCCCAGCTCGACCGCGTCGAAAAGGCGCGGGGCGAACTGGCCAACCGTGTCGCGTTGCTCGACGGACGTCATGCCGACCGCGACCTTGCCGATGAATTGGTGCGCCGCGATCTGGGGCTGGTCGAACCGGGCGAACGGGTTATTCGCTGGAAATAA
- the carB gene encoding carbamoyl-phosphate synthase large subunit, whose amino-acid sequence MPKRTDISSILIIGAGPIVIGQACEFDYSGTQAVKALKAEGYRIVLVNSNPATIMTDPELADATYIEPITPEIVAKIIEKERPDAVLPTMGGQTALNTALALFNDGTLAKYGVEMIGADAEAIDKAEDRMKFREAMTKIGLESARSGIAHTYDEALEILERTGLPAVIRPSFTMGGTGGGIAYNRAEFEEIVRGGLDASPTTEVLIEESLLGWKEYEMEVVRDKNDNAIIICSIENIDPMGVHTGDSITVAPALTLTDKEYQIMRNASIACLREIGVETGGSNVQFAVNPADGRLIVIEMNPRVSRSSALASKATGFPIAKVAALLAVGYTLDEIMNDITGATPASFEPTIDYVVTKIPRFAFEKFKGAEPLLSTAMKSVGEVMAIGRNIHESMQKALRGLETGLSGFNQVDALVGAPRDEIIAALSRATPDRLLVAAQALREGLSVADIHAVSKFDPWFLDRLAEIVAAEDGVVANGLPQDADGLRRLKAMGFSDKRLAWLALRGSGLREGTRQAFGRASGLIGEAVRAMTGGASEADVRALRHRLGVRPVFKRIDTCAAEFAAPTAYMYSTYEAPSFGTPECEAAPSDREKIVILGGGPNRIGQGIEFDYCCCHACFALADAGYETIMVNCNPETVSTDYDTSDRLYFEPLTAEDVLEILHVEQQNGTLKGVIVQFGGQTPLNLAKALEEAGIPILGTSPKAIDLAEDREQFAALVTRLGLKQPDNGIARSRDEAVAVATRIGYPVLMRPSFVLGGRAMEIVDTEAQLEHYIATAVQVSGDAPVLIDRYLRDAVEVDVDAIADGKQVVVAGILQHIEEAGVHSGDSACSLPPYSLAPEIVAEIARQAEVLATALSVRGLMNVQFAVKDGEVYIIEVNPRASRTVPFVAKAIGAPIAKIAARVMAGEMLADLPPIDLDIPHIAVKEAVFPFARFPGVDPVLSPEMKSTGEVMGIDSDFARAFAKAQLGAGTILPASGKLFVSVKDTDKPVVLPAVRQLAALGFTVIATDGTARYLAGEGVTVERVNKVAQGRPHIVDRVVDGDIALIFNTTEGWQSLKDSESIRRAGLMNKVPQFTTASASVAAVQAIAALQNSDLEVRPLQSYHLRLAS is encoded by the coding sequence ATGCCCAAACGCACTGACATCTCATCCATCCTCATCATCGGTGCCGGGCCCATCGTCATCGGGCAGGCGTGCGAGTTCGATTATTCGGGCACGCAGGCGGTCAAGGCGTTGAAGGCCGAGGGGTATCGTATCGTCCTGGTCAATTCGAACCCGGCGACGATCATGACCGATCCCGAACTGGCCGACGCCACCTATATCGAGCCGATCACGCCCGAAATCGTCGCCAAGATCATCGAAAAGGAACGCCCTGACGCCGTCCTTCCCACGATGGGCGGGCAGACCGCGCTCAACACGGCGCTCGCGCTGTTCAACGACGGCACGCTGGCGAAATACGGCGTCGAGATGATCGGTGCGGATGCCGAGGCCATCGACAAGGCCGAGGACCGGATGAAGTTCCGCGAGGCGATGACCAAGATCGGCCTCGAAAGCGCGCGCTCGGGCATCGCGCATACATATGATGAGGCGCTGGAAATCCTCGAGCGCACCGGGCTGCCCGCGGTTATCCGCCCCAGCTTCACCATGGGCGGGACGGGCGGCGGCATTGCGTACAACCGTGCCGAGTTCGAGGAGATCGTGCGCGGTGGGCTCGATGCGTCGCCGACCACCGAGGTGCTGATCGAGGAATCGCTGCTCGGCTGGAAAGAGTACGAGATGGAGGTGGTGCGCGACAAAAACGACAACGCTATCATCATCTGTTCGATCGAAAACATCGACCCGATGGGCGTCCATACCGGCGATTCGATCACCGTCGCGCCCGCGCTGACGCTGACCGACAAAGAATATCAGATCATGCGCAACGCGAGCATCGCGTGCCTGCGTGAAATCGGGGTCGAGACCGGTGGGTCGAACGTGCAGTTCGCGGTAAACCCCGCCGACGGCCGCCTGATCGTTATCGAAATGAACCCGCGCGTGTCGCGGTCCTCGGCGCTGGCGTCGAAGGCGACGGGGTTCCCGATTGCCAAGGTCGCGGCGCTGCTCGCGGTCGGTTACACGCTCGACGAGATCATGAACGACATCACCGGCGCGACGCCCGCGTCGTTCGAACCGACCATCGATTATGTCGTGACCAAAATCCCGCGCTTTGCCTTCGAGAAGTTCAAGGGGGCGGAGCCGCTGCTCTCGACCGCCATGAAGAGCGTCGGCGAGGTCATGGCCATCGGGCGGAATATTCACGAGTCGATGCAAAAGGCGTTGCGGGGCCTCGAAACTGGTTTGTCGGGTTTCAACCAGGTCGATGCGCTGGTCGGTGCGCCGCGCGACGAAATCATTGCCGCGCTGAGCCGCGCGACGCCCGACCGGCTGCTGGTCGCAGCACAGGCGTTGCGCGAAGGTCTGAGCGTCGCGGACATCCATGCGGTGTCGAAATTCGACCCGTGGTTCCTCGACCGGCTGGCCGAAATCGTCGCGGCGGAGGACGGGGTCGTTGCGAACGGCCTGCCGCAGGATGCCGACGGGCTGCGGCGGCTGAAAGCGATGGGCTTTTCCGACAAGCGTCTCGCCTGGCTCGCGCTGCGCGGATCGGGCCTGCGCGAGGGCACGCGGCAGGCCTTCGGGCGCGCGTCGGGCCTGATCGGCGAGGCAGTGCGCGCGATGACCGGCGGGGCGAGCGAGGCCGATGTCCGCGCGCTGCGCCACCGGCTGGGCGTGCGCCCCGTGTTCAAGAGGATCGACACCTGTGCGGCGGAATTCGCCGCGCCCACCGCGTACATGTATTCGACTTACGAAGCGCCGAGTTTCGGCACGCCGGAGTGCGAAGCCGCGCCGAGCGACCGCGAGAAGATCGTCATTCTGGGCGGCGGACCCAACCGGATCGGGCAGGGGATCGAATTCGATTATTGCTGCTGCCACGCCTGCTTTGCGCTGGCGGATGCGGGCTATGAGACGATCATGGTCAACTGCAACCCGGAGACAGTGTCGACCGATTATGATACGTCGGACCGCCTGTATTTCGAGCCGTTGACCGCTGAGGACGTCCTCGAAATCCTGCACGTCGAGCAGCAGAACGGCACGCTGAAGGGCGTGATCGTCCAGTTCGGCGGGCAGACGCCGCTCAACCTCGCCAAGGCGCTGGAAGAGGCGGGGATTCCGATTCTCGGCACCAGCCCCAAAGCCATCGATCTCGCCGAAGACCGCGAGCAATTTGCGGCGCTGGTCACGCGGCTTGGGCTGAAACAGCCCGACAACGGCATCGCGCGCAGCCGGGACGAGGCGGTCGCGGTCGCAACCCGCATTGGCTACCCGGTGCTGATGCGGCCCAGCTTCGTGCTCGGCGGTCGCGCGATGGAAATCGTCGATACCGAGGCGCAGCTCGAGCATTATATTGCGACCGCCGTGCAGGTGTCGGGCGATGCGCCGGTGCTGATCGACCGCTATCTGCGCGACGCGGTCGAAGTCGATGTCGATGCGATTGCCGATGGAAAACAGGTGGTTGTCGCCGGTATCCTCCAGCATATCGAGGAGGCCGGCGTCCATTCGGGCGACAGTGCGTGCTCGCTGCCGCCGTACAGCCTCGCCCCCGAAATCGTCGCCGAGATCGCGCGGCAGGCCGAAGTACTGGCGACGGCCTTGTCGGTGCGCGGCCTGATGAATGTGCAGTTCGCGGTCAAGGACGGCGAAGTCTATATCATCGAGGTCAACCCGCGTGCGTCGCGGACGGTGCCGTTCGTCGCCAAGGCAATCGGCGCGCCCATCGCCAAGATCGCGGCGCGTGTGATGGCGGGCGAGATGCTGGCGGACCTGCCGCCGATCGACCTCGACATCCCGCATATCGCGGTGAAGGAGGCCGTCTTCCCGTTCGCGCGCTTCCCGGGCGTTGATCCAGTTCTTTCACCGGAAATGAAAAGTACCGGCGAAGTCATGGGGATCGATAGCGATTTTGCGCGTGCCTTTGCCAAGGCGCAGCTTGGGGCAGGCACGATCCTGCCTGCCTCGGGCAAGCTGTTCGTTTCGGTCAAGGACACCGACAAGCCGGTCGTCCTGCCAGCGGTACGCCAACTCGCGGCCCTCGGATTCACCGTGATCGCGACCGACGGTACCGCGCGCTATCTGGCGGGCGAGGGCGTCACGGTCGAGCGCGTCAACAAGGTCGCCCAGGGGCGCCCGCACATCGTCGATCGCGTTGTTGATGGCGATATCGCGCTGATCTTCAACACGACCGAAGGCTGGCAGTCGCTGAAAGACAGCGAAAGTATCCGCCGGGCAGGGCTGATGAACAAGGTGCCGCAGTTCACCACGGCATCGGCGTCTGTCGCAGCAGTACAGGCGATTGCTGCACTGCAAAACAGCGACCTTGAAGTTCGGCCTCTTCAGTCTTATCATCTTCGGCTCGCAAGCTGA
- the carA gene encoding glutamine-hydrolyzing carbamoyl-phosphate synthase small subunit has translation MPEATTATGILVLADGTAIRGRGFGAEGVAVGEVCFNTAMTGYQEVMTDPSYAAQIIAFTFPHIGNVGVNPEDIEATNPHAVGCIVREDVTAPSNWRAAGGFDAWMKLNGRIGLAGVDTRALTRRIRELGPPNAVIAHRKDGAFDVDELVALARDWPGLEGTDLAKPVTTLQTYQWDEGLWRLGSGYASPSASEVLLRAPARSTGSADLAGARPGTSLALGEETSSQRKRVIAIDYGLKRNILRNLVDAGADVTVVPATASFDDIMAHEPQGLFLSNGPGDPAATGEYAVPVIRKWLDTGKPLFGICLGHQLLGLAVGARTTKMHQGHRGANHPVKRLSDGRVEITSMNHGFAVERESLPANARETHVSLFDGSNCGFELTDTSAFSVQYHPEASPGPQDSHYLFERFVGEMAK, from the coding sequence ATGCCCGAAGCCACAACTGCGACCGGCATATTGGTGCTCGCCGATGGCACCGCGATTCGCGGGCGCGGCTTCGGCGCAGAGGGCGTCGCGGTGGGCGAGGTGTGCTTCAACACCGCGATGACCGGCTATCAGGAAGTAATGACCGATCCGTCCTATGCGGCGCAGATCATCGCCTTTACCTTTCCTCATATCGGCAATGTCGGGGTCAATCCGGAGGATATCGAGGCGACCAACCCCCACGCGGTCGGTTGCATCGTGCGCGAGGATGTGACCGCGCCGTCGAACTGGCGCGCGGCGGGCGGGTTCGATGCGTGGATGAAGCTCAACGGGCGTATCGGGCTGGCAGGCGTCGATACCCGCGCGCTGACCCGGCGCATCCGCGAGCTCGGCCCGCCCAACGCCGTGATCGCGCATCGCAAGGACGGCGCGTTCGATGTCGACGAGTTGGTGGCCTTGGCGCGCGACTGGCCGGGGCTGGAGGGCACCGACCTCGCCAAGCCGGTGACGACGTTGCAGACGTACCAGTGGGACGAGGGGCTGTGGCGGCTGGGTTCCGGTTACGCTTCGCCGAGCGCCAGCGAGGTGCTCCTTCGAGCGCCAGCGAGAAGCACGGGCAGCGCTGACCTCGCTGGCGCTCGGCCGGGCACCTCGCTGGCGCTCGGCGAAGAAACTTCCTCGCAGCGCAAGCGCGTCATCGCCATCGATTATGGCCTGAAACGCAACATCCTCCGCAACCTCGTCGATGCGGGCGCCGACGTCACCGTCGTCCCCGCGACCGCGAGTTTCGACGACATCATGGCGCATGAGCCGCAGGGGCTGTTCCTGTCGAACGGCCCCGGCGACCCTGCGGCGACGGGCGAGTACGCCGTGCCGGTGATCCGCAAATGGCTCGATACGGGCAAGCCACTGTTCGGCATTTGTCTGGGCCATCAGCTGCTCGGGCTGGCGGTGGGCGCGCGGACGACCAAGATGCACCAGGGCCACCGCGGTGCGAACCACCCGGTCAAGCGATTGTCCGACGGCCGCGTCGAGATCACCAGCATGAACCACGGCTTCGCGGTCGAACGCGAAAGCCTGCCCGCCAACGCGCGCGAAACGCATGTGTCGCTGTTCGACGGCAGCAACTGCGGCTTCGAACTGACCGACACATCGGCATTCAGCGTCCAATACCACCCCGAAGCCAGCCCCGGCCCGCAGGACAGCCATTACCTGTTCGAACGGTTTGTGGGGGAGATGGCAAAGTGA
- a CDS encoding ABC transporter ATP-binding protein, with protein sequence MTDVLAVSALTRDFIQGATTIHVLRGVDLHVGQGEIVALLGPSGSGKSTLLQAVGLLEGGFGGSIRIAGEEVARLDDEGRTRVRRDNVGFVYQFHHLLPDFTAAENVVLPQLVGGKMREEAEARAASLLGSLGLAERLTHKPSQLSGGEQQRVAVARALANAPALILADEPTGNLDEATADKVLAEFLRLVRGEGAAALVATHNERLAAKMDRVVRLHEGRLG encoded by the coding sequence ATGACGGACGTCCTCGCTGTCTCAGCCCTGACCCGCGATTTTATTCAGGGTGCGACGACGATCCACGTCCTGCGCGGCGTCGACCTGCATGTCGGGCAGGGCGAGATTGTCGCGCTACTCGGGCCGTCGGGCAGCGGCAAGTCGACCTTGCTTCAGGCCGTCGGCTTGCTCGAAGGCGGTTTCGGCGGCAGCATCCGTATCGCGGGCGAAGAAGTCGCGCGGCTCGACGATGAGGGGCGTACCCGCGTGCGCCGCGACAATGTCGGCTTTGTCTACCAGTTCCACCATTTGCTGCCCGATTTCACCGCAGCGGAAAATGTCGTGCTGCCGCAACTGGTCGGCGGAAAGATGCGCGAAGAGGCGGAGGCGCGCGCGGCGTCGCTGCTCGGGTCGCTGGGCCTTGCCGAACGCCTGACGCACAAGCCCTCGCAATTGTCGGGCGGCGAGCAACAGCGCGTCGCGGTCGCCCGCGCGCTGGCCAATGCGCCCGCGCTGATCCTGGCGGACGAGCCGACCGGCAACCTCGACGAGGCGACGGCGGACAAGGTGCTGGCGGAGTTCCTGCGGCTGGTACGTGGCGAAGGCGCGGCGGCGCTGGTCGCGACGCATAACGAGCGGCTGGCGGCGAAGATGGACCGGGTGGTGCGGTTGCACGAGGGACGGCTGGGGTAG